Sequence from the Bombus pyrosoma isolate SC7728 linkage group LG3, ASM1482585v1, whole genome shotgun sequence genome:
AAATGTGTTTGAGCTTCTTCAAGGGACCCGACGTTTACACTTTTTAAACACGTGTTATCTAATTTTTTTCGTGATTCTGTACTAATACCGCATGCTTTTGATTGTACATTTCTATTTTGTGCATTATTTTCTAAGACTTCTTCATTTGTATCATTCATGTTTGCGGAATCCGTGACTTTTTCGAACTcgtcaatattttcaaactgcTTCAAGTCTCGTTGTTCCAATATTCGAGTTCGTTTTTGCGTTTGTGCTTGCAATCGGAGAACTTGGGGACTAGCTCCCcatatatataacttattTGTATAACTAACAGCAAGCtaacaaaaaataatgtcATTAGCAAACATGTGtaatctttacttttatttactttaatatgTTAAATGATCATAATCCAATTAACTTTTTTACCTACATTGTGAAAATATCCAGTTGTGATAAGAGCTATTCTTTCTGATAACGAAACTTTCATTGGCACTGAACTCTTAACATTACTACCCACACCCAATTGCCCAAAAATATTACAACCAAATGCATACACAATACCCTCTGTTGAAAGAGCTAATGTATGTGCATGACCGGCAgtaatgtaacgtataacggtaccAAGTAAAGACGTAACTAACGTGGGAGTCATTTTTTTGTCGGTATTACCATGACCCAATTGACCATGAACACCCCAGCCCCATGTGAAAACTCTACCATCTGCAGTCAATGCTACTGAATGGTATTGTCCAGCTACTGCATCAATAATGACTTCTTGAGCCAAAGAAGTGATCAATTCAGGGGTTGAACATTGTAAAACTTTCCCCAGACCTAGTTGACCAAACTGACTTGAACCCCACGCGTAAACACCGTTATTAGTTACTGCCAGTGTATGACAGTGACCGCAAGATACACTGAGAACCTCAACTTCCATAAGCCAGAAAAAAGTTATAGCTTGAGGTGAACCATATCTCAATACAGATGGACCAAttcctaataataattaatataagtataatacatataaagggtataaaaaaatatatctttaattgCATGTATATTTACCTAAACATCCATGCACAGAACTTCCCCATGTATAAACATTTCCGTTCCTAATAAGAGCAACATGAGAGAATCCAGCACATAATGGTCTTCTTTTGAAATCAGCACCAGAATTAGTATTTCTATGATCCtagtttaaattatataaatatatgattatcTATTTAACATGAAATACTAAGCAGTTTATGTGATTATTACCTTcttaaattctaataattcaaTGTTACATGTAATAGATTCTTGAtgtaaaatagattttttacaAATCAAAGTCagtaaaattagtaaaaaagtTTCTATGATTTCTTCTATGAGTGTATCAGCCTCATCCtacataagaaataaaaatagttcataattatatgaataaaCGAATGAgttaatcgaataataaattaattatacatacattttccaCGAGATCTATAGAATCACATTGACTAGATTGAGAACTGTGCGAAGTAGTTCTATGACGTAATCGGCATCGCACTACCCTAGGTCTTATTACTGGATTCGTTGGATCGTATAGTGTTACTAATCTCTAaaacacaataaaaatatttccattaattatttttatattatattatatgctATTAACGTATTTATGTCATAAACACAATTTAAATCCTACCTGAAGTACAAAAATTTGAGAGTCTTGAAGATTATCAAGAATAAATGACATATGACTTCTAGCTAACTCAGGATAGACTAACATTGCTTGCATTAGACTTGGTTCACTTATACATATCAACAAACCatctaaaaaaattgttttatgaataattacataactataattatacataactttaaactatattgtaattataatcatGTATTACATGGTGTTGGTTGAAAATTGCTTATGCTGAAAGTATGTATTGTCCTCATAAGAATATCTAACATTTGTCCATAAAGACCCTTCTGTGTTGCTAAATGATGTAACACTTCCCACAGACACGTCTGTCCAGCGATATTAACTGCTAACAATTcatcgtaaaaagaatttgtagATAAGAAATACCTAAAAttcaaatgatttttattgaatattttcttcataaaatttttataagtcATATCTGAACGAGTTTTAGTTAAATGCttacaaaaattctttatatatagCTTTGGACTTTTGAGATGAAGCTCGAAGCGTTCTTTCGATAAAAGCGAGAACACATAAGTTAGAAAGATGTATTCTTGGTGCAACAGGCATTTCGCTAATAACCGGGGAAGTTAAACAATGTGTAAGACAACGTAATAAATCCGCTGTATAACCAACAGAAGCAAATTTTAACATACTCTTCATTATTCTACACTGAAAAAACagtaatcataaaaattatatacaaatttaaatgagGAAACAATGTTAACatctttcttatatttacttactttAGACAATTTATAGCAAGCTACAGCACGTGGAAATTCTTTATTAGTTAAAAGTATATCACCAGCTTGCTCTAATAATTGTTGTGCATTAATACCAAGTACTATAGCCAACTTTGCTGCTTTTTCaagttcattattttttaatactaattccatgaaaattgataatattgaTTTCCTGCAAGTGAAAACGATATGATTATTGTGAATTTTGATGAAACTGATGAGATATAATAAGGATATAACACTGAccttaaaacaattttatatacagaATGATTTGTTACAATTATACAAGTATCCACATGAGGtaattcgattttaatatCTCTTACTCCCTTTGGTAACatgtatttatgtttaatttcttcagaAAGTGTTGTTGGTGCACTATTTGTACAATCAATAGCTCTGTACACGGCACGTATAACTTCTTTACTATTCACCAAAGAAAAGTGACCAACGATACACTCTGGATTAAATTTACCATTATCACTCTTACGAGTTTCGGATAATCTGTctgatattacatatattacacgTTGACTGACGtcagtaataaaaaaaaatcgctgagttaataaaacatttctacATGATTCAAATACTTTATGTGCTGATAAAGGTACAGTAGTAAAATTAGGTCCATATACCtgcaatattaaaatcgttcctatgtcatatttattattataactaagaattaataaaatattactatacCAATATCTGATTTGTAATAGAATGGTAACATGTATATAATTGTTGTCCATCCCTATCTAACTGAGACATTAGAAATACATCTTTTGACATTGCTTCTGGTGTTATCTGATTCTGATTTACTTCTGTAGAAGAGTCAGAATTAATAGttatattttgtgtatttctATTGCTCGTAATATCtgtaaaattagtaaaaaggCAGTTAAAAGTTGAATTATTCTCATTAATGGtctataacaaaattaaataattattgaattttatgtgtatatacaaaccatgatattgtaaattttctcCTAATGTCtgattttttgtttctattaaCTTTTGTCTaagaattgcaattttttccaCAGACAACTGCTTGAGTCCTTGCAATCTGGATCTAGTAGAAGCAAATATCTTGGTATTATCATACATGTTATCATTTGTATGCAATGCATTATATGATTCCCCATTCTCTAAATGATGCAAACAACTGTATGTACGCTGTTCCAAAAGTAATCTCCACTGTCCTCTGGATTGGCTTGTTATCAGAAGAGATACAATATCATTACTTTGATCGCGACAAATATGCAAACTGGCAATATTCCCTTTGATTTGTGTGACATTTGTTTGATGGCCAGTTtcaagatttataaatataatctccCCATACTCAGTTCCAATAATACCAATTTCAGCTGGTATTACTGTACTTTGCCACCATACAATTGCAGTAGGcctagaaattttaaattataaaaatataataagtgaAATATTAACTCATGATTATGTTTCAttacaaattcaattataatatgtacttTGAATGGGATGACTGTGAACTaatagaaggaaaagaagttATATCATCATTAGTCCATCTTTTGTCCTTCTCACAATTTTCATCTACAAAATATAGAGCAGGGATTATATATACAGATCCATCAACACTTGTAGTGAGCAACCACGATCCCATAGAGTCAAAACATAGAGCTGAGATTTGTTTGTGAGATCCTTGGAACCAAggtattcttttaattactgCAGTAGATACTGAATCTTtcttataatacaaaaaaatgtcAGCATTTCCTGTTGTAAGTGCTAAAAATAATCTCTTTCCATATTCACACTGTGCACTGTGTTGTATCTCCGTTGCTTTAATCAAACATTGTAACTTAAATAGCCTTTCTTCAGTAAAACTTGTCATTGGCTGAAAGCCCTCTGTGCCTATTTCTGCAATCATTATATTTATGGCAATTGGTAATCTTAATACTacctgaaatataaaatattatattaaattctctaaagagattttattaaaaatattatcatacagtaccagaagaaaaaatacaatatatatttttataaatttcaaacttaaTTAGTACCTACAAagataatgtaattattaaatttttaaagatgtacaagattttatatctatcaaatttctaattccataaaaatgtaaatataatacagtcaaaaaaaataaataggtGAAAAAGATCAACATCTACTACTTACACATCATCTATGACTTACAcatatttaaatcaataattaataaattatttgtcatATACATAATCTAAGAGATCGtggaaaaatttacataagatgtaatattcatattatgctatttattattataatcgtgCAACATAacgcgtaaaatatttatgaatatattgcAAGATATACCTGTGTTTATGtgcttgtaaaataatatagttaaCGAGGAGAAAGATTTGCCTATTAAGAAATTCTTGTTGtgctaaaaataaatgattgcAAAAGTAATCTAGCTTAAATATCACATTACGCATTCCGTCGaaacgtatttattttttccctacgcgaaaaacgaagaaaattaattatttacaacgcattacatttttacaataacACCGCCGTCAAATTTCCAAACGTCAGAATACCAAggttatattgcattataatCACCACTATAACCATcatgaaaaaaacaaaattactaGTTCATTACGCAAGCGAATATTTCTTGCGTATGCGCCTTGATAGCTAAtctgttttaataattttaatatttttgggGCAGAATTaagtacttttaatttatatacacagGTGTACGCAGGTAccgaaaataaagaatgttAATGAATACAGTGCATACAAAAAGTATGAACACatacttctatttttctaaGAAGTCAagttctacattttttttcatagcATCAAATTTTGATAGTcatatgaaattattgttaaataatacgaaatttaatatagtaaatactataataaataatatactatgTCAATCCTCATATTGGTCTTAGGACCGTTTCTTCTCAagtttatatacaaatttttctcacaATCATACTTTCCTAGATTTCACGATTATGAATGCTTTTTTAAGCGAGAATATATGTTTGCATATACTTTTTGCcaatatagaaatgaaaaagcaGTCCTATATACAGACCGATATAAGGATTGATACAGAGATCATAAAAGAAACCGATatagatagaaattttaatttttcataacaaCTAGGCATTtagaatatctttatattaatCAGAACCGTTATCCATAATATTAACAGTAGTGTTAATAGTAGTTATTAACGGCTATTTTCGAGACCGTCTTAAATTACATCACTGAACGTTCCCTGTTGTTCAAATGCGTAAGCTAATATATGGCGGACTGCGTACGTGCGGATGTCTTCAGCGAAAATTTAAACTCTTTATAgcttgaaaaacaaatttcaaccgatatttaaatcttatgtataataatataaactaaagaataaatatttcataaaatttaaaacgtcAATATTGAAACAGATTTTTAAGCTGGATACACAAttgtttctgaaaatattttagattttcctAAACATGGTTGGTAATATTTACATCACACTTCGCATAGTATTGTCATTTGAAGTGCGCATTGAAAAAATGGTGGATGGTAGTAGGGATTGACAAATTAGAGccgaataaattgtaaattttagaaaaatttaagaaaaacgGTGTATCTCACGGTGTACGTGTAActaaaaagattgaaaatggGCTCGAATAAACGACATAAGACCGAGAAGAGTCGGGACGCTAAGAAGAAGCGTCACCGTAGCCGTTCACGAAGCTACACGCCTGAGCGCGAGAAATCGGAAAAGCACAGGCATCACAAAAAgcatagaagaaaagaacgcaAGGATTATGATAGTGATGGTTATTATCtgattcattatttttaaattatacgaatacGTTGCACAGTGGCTTTTCCCAATGTCGCGtgttttagtaaaaaaattaactaCGCGCGCACCGCttcaaaaatgtaattatttacgaGCGGTTAGATAAGCtaaaatacttttcatttatctCTGTTATTTCTCCTTGTCATCGtttcgaaaataatatcgtGTTTCGTCTGCGCAGAAACATATTTATCAGTTTCAAGTACAAGATTAAGTAATTTGGAGGGAATCaaagcaaataataatatatactttgcATAGGTACATAAGCATTTACTATGATGAGCATACGATAGTTAATATCAGTTAATACtgcgtttattttatttcagttgAAATAGTTAATGCACCTCCACCCCCAAAAATTTCTAAGTCTTCACATCCGTCAACGCCTCCACCTCCTGAAATTTCTAAGCAGCACAGCCCTTCGCCAAGTAAAGGCGGTGGAACACAAACCTCTCTATCGATTGAAGAAACTAACAAGTTAAGAGCAAAGTTAGGATTAAAACCATTAGAAGTTGATAGTGGACCAAAAGATGATCCTAATAAAATTAAGGATGACTTGGGAGAGTTTTATCACAAGCCTGCTCCTGATGTTAACGAAAAGTTAAAGACtcaaaaattaaaggaaaagatTGGTACTCAGAAACAGAAGAGACTAATTGAGGCTAATTTGGCTAAAGTAAAAAGTTTAGGTGAATGTGAGTCTGATGATGATACCAGAAATTGGATTGATAAGACCAGACGTttagaggaagagaagaaaaaagcagaagaaaGGGTATTTTCAAAGTGTTCCAAATGTATATTACTCAGTTagcatatttataattaatgttttgatcttttctattttcatgcTAGGCAAAAATGTTAGACCAGTTAGACGAAGAATTTGGAATTGGAAATTtggttaaagaagaaattcatGCTGCACGTAATACGGCTTATActgaaaaaaatttaaaggGCCTCAAAGTGGAGCACAATATTGTAAGTAcctacatttattttttttttttttaaattattgcaattgAATGATATTCAACAGGAGAAATTTGAAGAAGGCAAAACACTTGTCTTAACGCTAAAAGATCGACAAGTGCTAGAAGAAGGGGAAGACGTGCTTGTTAACGTAAATATAACTGACGAGGAACGTTATCaacgtaatattttcaataaaacgaagaagccTGGTTACGATGCATATGATGATGATAACTTCGACGAATTCGGTTTCCCAAAGAAAACAATTCTGGAAAAATATGATGAAGAGATTGGAGGAACGAAAAAGGACACTTTCACACTGGGAATTAATAACATCAAAGACGTAAAGCAGAACAAACTCGACTACGTTAAACAACGTTTAGCCAATAAACGATTAGAATCGTTACAATTAACAGAGCCAAAACTAGCTAgtgaatattataatgaagAAGAACTTGCGAAATTTAAGAAGCCAAAGAAAAAGGTAATTCTGTGAAATCAAGACTTTATGCTATTTCTTACATAATGCACAAGctcaatattttgttatattattttaggtTCGAAAgattagaaagaaattaaaagcaGAAGATTTAATTCCTGAAGACAATGATTATCTTCGAGATCTAGGAAGTAGGAGAGCCAAAAAAACCGAGGACGTAAAAGAAAACGATGTTTTGGATGTAGATGATTTGGGaggtatttaatatatttttttaaagattataattactttttagcATTTGAACCTCTGTTGtactgttaattattattatgcgTATTATGTACCgttaattattactattaattatattaattatttatgctGTTATATCACTATTGTActgtttaaaaatacataaggCAATTTTTCTTCATCCTCAAGCTCCCACTGAAGATCTCAgtggaataaaattggaagaagATGATAAAGAGCTGGAATTACAATTAGCATTGAAGAAGGCTCAAAAACTAAAAGAATCCCAATTATCAAATATCGAAAAGGTTGTTGAAACTATAAAACAAGAGTCTATGGGTTCTGAAGAGAGTCAATCTGGAAATATTGTTCTTAACGCCACTGCAGAATTTTGTAGAACACTAGGAGACATTCCTACTTATGGTCTTGCTggaaatagagaagaaaatggaCAGGAGTTGATggtattaaatgttttattactatatttctCTTGAAATGGTATTATCTAAtctcctttttctatttcctttttttaataaaaaatgcaggACTTTGAAATGGACGGAGTCAAAGAGGAACCTCCTGCAAACGAGGATGAAGATGATGGTCGTGGCGCATGGAATACCGTGCATCTAGGTATCTTTAACATCCAAGCAGATTGTTTGATCTTTTACattgtgtataatattttatattttatgaacagATGAAAGTACATCAGAACCAGTAGCAATGGAAGCCGCGATTTTAGATGCCGAACCTTCGCTCGGACATGGCGTAGGTGGAGCGTTAAAACTTGCTATGAGCAAAGGTTATTTGCAAAAAGAAGATAGTAGTAGACCATCTGCATCTCGTTTCGCACATCTACAAGCTCAGAATTACTCGATAGAGGACAAGACTTACGGGTAATTATTGAACAACTATCATTCAATACAAGAACCTTTCTTACATATttggaaagagaaacaaatgtgagaaatattcttctattgAATGCATACCAACGAACCTTGTTAGACGAGTCTCTAGTGAATTTCAAACTGTTAGTTAACAGTCGTAAATAGAGAGCTCAGATTTCGGTGCTCGGAAAATGGATGATCTGCTACCGCAACGAGATTAACTACTTTGTTGGAGATGATGAAAGGCCTAAGAAGAGAGTAGGATTGATAGAGGTATGTTTATATTATGCGATTCTACTGTACCAAGCGAGATCTGTACGAGCGTTCTAGACAAGTCCAAGTATGGATTGAAGTTGCATTAATATAATTAGCAAGAAAAAAAGTTCATCTGTTATATACACATCatagtataattttgtattattgcattttatacATGCATGTTCAAATATGGGTAATAAAATAACCTTTAGGATACGGACTTTATACAATCTTGGTTTGAActgaaatcttttttaatatttatggttatacgttttatcaaatatgttataaaagtTAATCTTCTTTGAGgaagtaataacaaataatttaatacatacatatatatataattagttaAACTTAAGTATTTATCTTAATATCTTATCTTTGATAAGAACATATTATTGATTACGATAGTTAATATCGACTTGTTTAGATTCGTGTTAATTTAATCGCATAATGTAAtgtatctttgaaatttaataatttttttgttcgCGGTAACGTAAATTTCGAAACACCGAATTCCATGAGCTACTATCAATTTTTACACTTAAACGAagtttattgttatttgtatTCATCTTTGTTTTTTTAGAGACGATGATAAATTTGGTAGAAGGGATCGTTTCAATGGTCCAACGTCAGAATTCAAAGAGAAGGATGGTTTCAAACCAAATGTCAAGCTGGAATACATCGATGACGATGGTCATGTTTTAAGTGCAAAGGAAGCTTTTCGATATCTCTCACATAAATTTCATGGGAAAGGTCCAGGAAAAAATAAGGTCaacttatttattatcctACCTAAaactctctttcctttttaaacTGCAAAGTGGATACTAAACATAACTTCATAATTTATAGGTtgaaaaacgaatgaaaaaagcAGAACAAGAagttttaatgaaacgaaTGTCATCTACTGATACCCCTTTAGGAACGCTTAATTTATTACAagcaaaacaaaaagaaactcAGTCGCCATATATAGTACTCAGTGGAAGCAAACAAATGCAAACGTaaagcaattttatattactctagtagatattaattaaaagttaatttcgtaatacttatgaatatcttttttcagGACTAGCATATCGAAGTCAAAGCATTAAGTTAAAGCTAATTTCTGTAAGAactgtatataatatagtgACAGAGAAAAATCCCTTGTCGGTACACTTTTTCAGCAGAATAGTACATTGGAAAGTGAATACTTGcacatttttcctttaatttgttaatctACTTacgcgataataaaataacatttgtgAGTTTACAAAGACAACTAATTTTCTTTGgacccttttcttttttaattgaaaagatcattagttttttaaataatataattatttattttatttttaaggtTTTGTTATACGGGaacattacaattttaattttaattttcgcgTATGATATGATTGAAATATtgtgtttatattttacagacaAGTTTGTAAGGCTTTACTTACATTATAAGTCAGATATGCTCAATTGATATATGAAATcttcaatatatatacatatcgatGCAGTtaccagagaaaattacttacATTCTCTTGgtatatataaaacagtaTAAACTCATATTTTGTCACAGTTTTTTTCGATAATGATACTCtatatacttaaaatatttcatcttagtttttaatcaaataaattgacTGCTATCACAATAAAATTAAGTGTAGGGAACAAACGATGTCCAcaattatatcttatttatatcgacattagaataatacaatttctatATGCTAACAGTAACATGTGCATAAaagctataaatattttaacattactTCTTAATTATTCATCACAATTTATGATTAAAGTTCCTAGTTATCTACTTGTACAAATTGCTATTCGGAAGGTAGAAATTCCGGtactacaaaatattttattgtttctaataatTACTGTACAAACGTACTGAACATTGCCTGTTTTTatctttgctttttatttagtACTGTATGTTATTatgagattaaaaatatttatcggcttgctaaataaaagaaattttgatcaATTATGATGACAGCATGATTCGCTACTGATATCAATTTgagtatttttacaaattatcaacgtcattatttcgtatttaaaaaatgatttctcTTTATGAGAAGGTTGAACAGCATTGATTATAGTACATAGTATATAGTATCCCTGATATCACAAGGCTCTTCTTTGTgcaaaaatagtaataatactTGATGATTTCTCGAATCTTACACAGTgcacaataattatataaattacatcttATAAATATGTCTCGAATATACACGATACAGTTACATCTCAATATATGTTTTAGAAAACTTCCTCTCTACtagttatatacaatttaaaaaaatttgttttcttttctagaAAGTTTGGCACTTCTCTCGATGATTTATACAAAAGTAATAGGAATTCTTCATAACTAAAAACAgcaatcttttaaatatattgtttagttattatttgaaaatacttttttaaattaaggcagcgatatattttgtattgttaGCTAGAAACTTTTGAGTAACTGAAACCCTGTCAAAAATTTAAGTTGACTTACTATTAGGGCTACTGCTCGctgaaatttgttattttgataaataaaaattttgggCAACTATGTACtaacaacaaaaaatatatcattaatcGAACAAACAACGTTTATTCctttaattcaatatttatttcttaaatgaaTTCCtatcaattttgtaataatctaATGTACATTTTGATACAGATATGACTTCTATTTGCTTGATTCTAAGAAATTTAGTTTACGCCAGTAACATGTATTTTGCCAAATAATATTCaccaataaattataattatttacaattctGTTACTTCGCAAAATTCAATAGAAACTATTTTCTATGTTACTGtcgttttaaacaaatttcttgtcagcagtttatttattatatttatgtaaatattcctttttactCTTTCctacattcaaatatttttgatagtTATTAACTTGCTGTACTTATTCTTCCTAATTTTTCTCTAAGTTTtttgtttatgtatatacatatatacgtatgaacATATTCAACCATATCTGATACTGATACATTCACACACAGACATACGCGCACACGAAAGTCGCGtcaagtttttaaatattataaattgacTTCTTTGTTATATATAGTTTTGCTTCTTTTCCATTCTCTATCGCATGGTATTAAAATCATTGGTATAAGTAAAAGGGAAGTGCGAATCTCAGCATATTTTGATCGGCAGTCCACCTCTTGTAGACGGagcttttgttaaaaataaaaattgattgttgtcgtatcaaaaaattgtatacaagAGAGGACACGTGCACGCAATGTGGAAGTAAAACATGAATTATGATACTGTTCCGTTAGCTTTTTGGGTAGACCTTTCTCAAGTTAGTTACCTTCCAAGGCATCTTCCTTGAGCGCAACATCATCAGCAATTGTTATCTGTTCAACGTCTCTATGTTCTGGTTCTGAGCGTTTTTGCTCATACCTTCATCTTGGCCGCTTGGGCTCGATAACCTTGTTGATTTTATCGACTTCAATTTCGTTGTTCCTCCATATCTAAAATTCACATCGCTGCAGGTATCCA
This genomic interval carries:
- the LOC122566064 gene encoding uncharacterized protein LOC122566064 isoform X1, whose protein sequence is MIAEIGTEGFQPMTSFTEERLFKLQCLIKATEIQHSAQCEYGKRLFLALTTGNADIFLYYKKDSVSTAVIKRIPWFQGSHKQISALCFDSMGSWLLTTSVDGSVYIIPALYFVDENCEKDKRWTNDDITSFPSISSQSSHSKPTAIVWWQSTVIPAEIGIIGTEYGEIIFINLETGHQTNVTQIKGNIASLHICRDQSNDIVSLLITSQSRGQWRLLLEQRTYSCLHHLENGESYNALHTNDNMYDNTKIFASTRSRLQGLKQLSVEKIAILRQKLIETKNQTLGENLQYHDITSNRNTQNITINSDSSTEVNQNQITPEAMSKDVFLMSQLDRDGQQLYTCYHSITNQILVYGPNFTTVPLSAHKVFESCRNVLLTQRFFFITDVSQRVIYVISDRLSETRKSDNGKFNPECIVGHFSLVNSKEVIRAVYRAIDCTNSAPTTLSEEIKHKYMLPKGVRDIKIELPHVDTCIIVTNHSVYKIVLRKSILSIFMELVLKNNELEKAAKLAIVLGINAQQLLEQAGDILLTNKEFPRAVACYKLSKCRIMKSMLKFASVGYTADLLRCLTHCLTSPVISEMPVAPRIHLSNLCVLAFIERTLRASSQKSKAIYKEFLYFLSTNSFYDELLAVNIAGQTCLWEVLHHLATQKGLYGQMLDILMRTIHTFSISNFQPTPYGLLICISEPSLMQAMLVYPELARSHMSFILDNLQDSQIFVLQRLVTLYDPTNPVIRPRVVRCRLRHRTTSHSSQSSQCDSIDLVENDEADTLIEEIIETFLLILLTLICKKSILHQESITCNIELLEFKKDHRNTNSGADFKRRPLCAGFSHVALIRNGNVYTWGSSVHGCLGIGPSVLRYGSPQAITFFWLMEVEVLSVSCGHCHTLAVTNNGVYAWGSSQFGQLGLGKVLQCSTPELITSLAQEVIIDAVAGQYHSVALTADGRVFTWGWGVHGQLGHGNTDKKMTPTLVTSLLGTVIRYITAGHAHTLALSTEGIVYAFGCNIFGQLGVGSNVKSSVPMKVSLSERIALITTGYFHNLAVSYTNKLYIWGASPQVLRLQAQTQKRTRILEQRDLKQFENIDEFEKVTDSANMNDTNEEVLENNAQNRNVQSKACGISTESRKKLDNTCLKSVNVGSLEEAQTHLKPTIVDTSLVKGDIIRISAGCHHNALMTKDGSLYMWGRNLDGQIGNGSRREVPIPTPLCYNPASIFAQVPPRHNAYKRVEEEQDLNDDVKNSAVNERNGNVHDEARSFQTESSKSKEKINPIIKTVAIHCGYDYTVAIQPGGTVLAWGNNSRAQLGRLPAKDARDTDDKLVLIKKRVVRLPHASHVALDVPSQVPNIPAPIISYQSYDIPSLAGIIRPLSVIEKSPGELTLHYALEYFSGLYDSSRIIEKCVELGNYQACSKIAMLQHNISDAFSYQLKILHVLSLQSCSKVKSENLREKTERKSLDECDLKKSSSAHHVRKNTELFNKQIEKNLIDSVKDCAARNKMKIPASKSLNSLQTLQQELYTFDCQGGLEELCRDIKCENAPMGIFGDSFDSDTSSDSEEWLESLIFKENQLPKQKKAETSTKDSSSPPSTPIKESVDQLPKNNGTFYEKKIARSRQNNITNEAIKVIKFFLNEMENEADTIKCKMLQDALEFWIKHDLPIQSIENIFLEHIQSIFYPLGLLLFCQEIMDKYLDINKNNSEAKNFSAINCFSLKFCLQVCSMLLHHIDQSQPMPEFIKLLSSLMADQFGPPLTGYPGSSGNNTPKEMMEGVISTVSSNIHDSKSFVHIKDPDAVYRFLEAEEDTMIFTCGHHFPLATYKTEVIPTMETELLGSESLVLPHTAQYLGKMLSQTTKPEILCPLCIPRALETLAKKHGG